From Desulfuromonas soudanensis, the proteins below share one genomic window:
- a CDS encoding bifunctional folylpolyglutamate synthase/dihydrofolate synthase encodes MDYQQSLDYLYGLQRFGIKLGLENIRALLDRLGHPEAGYAIVHVGGSNGKGSVSACLAEILRQGGHRVGLYTSPHLHSFTERIRVDGVPISEPEIARLTEDLCARSEGIPATFFEFATALALQYFFEQKVDFVVLEVGMGGRLDATNAVTPVLAILTPICLDHGEHLGPDLAAIASEKGGIIKPEVPVVIGPQDPGALQVLLSQAEERRAPVLLYDRDYRVESSPGGFSFRAAGLQLQDVVPGLPGVHQHDNLATALAAAQELRRQGVFLDEAALRNGVRQVRWPGRLEWWQGERRVLLDGAHNAGGARVLADYLDTVPTDAVRWVVGVKGDKRFEDILAPLLPRVTALYCTSPPVDEAVPPAELAACGVAAGLPVRIFDQAGRALAAALADCRQGEIVLVAGSLFLVAAAREYLMGQEGARW; translated from the coding sequence GTGGACTACCAGCAAAGTCTGGATTACCTCTATGGTCTCCAGCGGTTCGGGATCAAACTCGGGCTGGAGAATATCCGGGCGTTGCTGGATCGGCTCGGCCATCCCGAAGCCGGGTACGCCATTGTCCACGTGGGGGGGAGCAACGGCAAGGGATCGGTTTCGGCCTGCCTGGCGGAGATTCTCCGTCAGGGTGGTCACCGGGTCGGACTTTACACCTCGCCCCACCTTCATTCCTTCACCGAACGTATCCGGGTTGACGGTGTCCCGATCAGCGAGCCGGAAATCGCCCGCCTCACCGAGGACCTTTGCGCCCGGAGCGAAGGGATCCCCGCCACCTTCTTTGAATTCGCCACCGCCCTTGCCCTGCAATATTTTTTCGAACAGAAGGTCGATTTCGTCGTTCTCGAAGTCGGCATGGGGGGGCGCCTGGACGCCACCAATGCCGTGACTCCCGTCCTGGCGATCCTTACACCGATCTGTCTCGATCATGGGGAACATCTCGGCCCTGATCTGGCGGCCATCGCCTCCGAGAAGGGCGGGATCATCAAACCGGAGGTTCCCGTGGTCATCGGGCCACAGGATCCCGGCGCTCTCCAGGTTCTCCTCAGCCAGGCCGAGGAGCGTCGAGCCCCCGTTCTCCTCTATGATCGGGATTATCGGGTGGAGTCGTCCCCCGGGGGATTTTCCTTTCGCGCCGCCGGACTGCAGCTTCAGGACGTGGTTCCCGGCCTTCCCGGCGTCCATCAGCACGACAACCTCGCCACGGCCCTTGCCGCTGCCCAGGAGCTGCGGCGGCAGGGGGTCTTCCTGGACGAAGCCGCCCTGCGCAACGGGGTCCGGCAGGTGCGCTGGCCCGGTCGCCTCGAGTGGTGGCAGGGGGAGCGAAGAGTTCTTCTCGATGGGGCCCATAACGCCGGGGGCGCACGGGTTCTGGCCGACTACCTCGACACGGTCCCGACCGATGCCGTGCGCTGGGTGGTGGGTGTCAAGGGGGACAAGCGCTTCGAGGATATCCTTGCCCCCCTTCTCCCGCGGGTCACGGCTCTCTACTGCACCAGTCCGCCGGTGGACGAAGCGGTCCCCCCCGCCGAGCTGGCCGCTTGCGGCGTCGCGGCCGGGCTTCCTGTGCGTATCTTTGACCAAGCCGGGCGTGCCCTGGCGGCCGCCCTGGCCGATTGCCGCCAGGGCGAAATTGTCCTGGTGGCCGGCTCCCTATTTCTGGTGGCGGCAGCCCGGGAGTATCTGATGGGACAGGAGGGAGCCCGGTGGTGA
- the accD gene encoding acetyl-CoA carboxylase, carboxyltransferase subunit beta, whose amino-acid sequence MAWFTKSKAPIAAPDETKKIQIPEGVWSKCKNCNEIIYTKEIERNLNVCPKCDYHFRISARERIDLVLDSGSFVEMDAAMESVDFLDFKDSKKYKDRIKAAVKKSGGGDAVVCGEGTIEALPVVVSVFDFSFMGGSMGSVVGEKITRAIEKGLEKRSPVIIFSSSGGARMQESILSLMQMAKTCAALAKLKAAGIPFISVLTDPTTGGVTASFAMLGDINMAEPRALIGFAGPRVIEQTIRQKLPDGFQRSEYLLEHGMVDMIVRRQEMKARLSQILRIFTKA is encoded by the coding sequence ATGGCCTGGTTCACCAAATCGAAGGCGCCGATCGCGGCTCCGGATGAAACAAAAAAGATTCAGATTCCCGAGGGGGTCTGGAGCAAGTGCAAAAACTGCAATGAAATCATCTATACCAAGGAGATCGAGCGCAATCTCAACGTTTGTCCCAAATGCGATTACCATTTTCGCATCAGCGCCCGGGAGAGGATCGATCTGGTCCTCGACTCCGGCTCCTTTGTCGAGATGGACGCCGCCATGGAGTCCGTCGACTTCCTCGATTTCAAGGATTCCAAAAAGTACAAGGACCGCATCAAGGCGGCCGTGAAGAAGAGCGGCGGCGGCGATGCCGTGGTCTGTGGCGAAGGAACCATCGAGGCTCTGCCGGTGGTGGTTTCTGTCTTCGACTTCAGTTTTATGGGCGGAAGCATGGGGTCCGTCGTCGGAGAGAAGATCACCCGGGCCATCGAAAAAGGGTTGGAAAAACGGAGCCCGGTCATTATCTTTTCCTCCTCCGGAGGGGCCCGCATGCAGGAGAGTATCCTTTCTCTGATGCAGATGGCCAAAACCTGCGCGGCTCTGGCCAAGCTCAAGGCGGCCGGGATTCCCTTCATCTCGGTTCTCACCGATCCGACCACCGGCGGCGTGACCGCCAGTTTCGCCATGCTCGGCGACATCAACATGGCCGAACCCCGCGCCCTGATCGGGTTCGCAGGGCCCCGCGTCATCGAGCAGACCATCCGCCAGAAGCTTCCCGACGGCTTTCAGCGCTCCGAGTATCTGCTCGAGCACGGCATGGTCGACATGATCGTGCGACGTCAGGAAATGAAGGCGCGGCTCTCCCAGATCCTGCGGATTTTCACCAAGGCCTGA